One Kineosporia sp. NBRC 101731 DNA segment encodes these proteins:
- a CDS encoding TetR family transcriptional regulator — MATGQGLRERKRAASRAFTVEAALRLFAEHGYENVTVADICTAADIAPRTFFRYFATKEELLAEPARVMAARIREIFAVAPLELDDAAVLSLALRDLGDYVLEHREQLVVLQDAAVQASRVSPHLRLADRERRLATDLVNRAMSPGGQMREPDWRTRLLVAQGLAALRIWMQDVLDPAEASSPRPADDPMAHLGEILAS, encoded by the coding sequence GTGGCGACTGGCCAGGGACTACGCGAGCGGAAGCGTGCGGCCTCCCGGGCGTTCACCGTGGAGGCGGCCCTGCGGTTGTTCGCCGAGCACGGCTACGAGAACGTCACGGTGGCCGATATCTGCACCGCCGCCGACATCGCGCCCCGCACGTTCTTCCGGTACTTCGCCACCAAGGAAGAGCTGCTGGCCGAGCCGGCGCGGGTGATGGCCGCGCGCATCCGGGAGATCTTCGCCGTCGCGCCGCTGGAGCTCGACGACGCCGCGGTACTCTCCCTGGCGCTGCGCGACCTCGGTGACTACGTGCTCGAGCACCGCGAGCAGCTCGTCGTGCTGCAGGACGCCGCGGTCCAGGCCTCCCGGGTCAGTCCGCACCTGCGGCTGGCCGACCGCGAGCGCCGGCTGGCGACCGACCTGGTCAACCGGGCGATGTCACCGGGCGGTCAGATGCGGGAGCCGGACTGGCGCACCCGCCTGCTCGTCGCCCAGGGGCTGGCGGCCCTGCGGATCTGGATGCAAGACGTGCTGGATCCCGCGGAGGCGAGCTCTCCCCGCCCGGCCGATGATCCGATGGCCCATCTGGGCGAGATCCTGGCGAGCTGA
- a CDS encoding response regulator, whose protein sequence is MARVLVVEDDPDNRLLLELRLQRMGHDVQSVATAGEALALIGMHGVPDLALLDIVMEGIDGLDLLTILRRMPITVRMPAIMLTARQMAGDQETAQELNAAYLLKPVVTADLNRVVDRALALAR, encoded by the coding sequence ATGGCACGGGTGCTCGTTGTCGAGGACGACCCGGACAACAGACTGCTCCTCGAGCTGAGGCTGCAGCGCATGGGTCACGACGTGCAGAGCGTGGCCACCGCGGGTGAGGCCCTGGCCCTGATCGGGATGCACGGCGTGCCCGACCTGGCGCTGCTCGACATCGTCATGGAAGGCATCGACGGTCTGGATCTGCTGACGATCCTGCGCCGGATGCCGATCACCGTGCGGATGCCGGCGATCATGCTCACCGCCCGGCAGATGGCGGGCGATCAGGAGACCGCACAGGAGCTCAACGCTGCATACCTGCTCAAGCCGGTGGTCACGGCCGACCTCAACCGGGTGGTCGACCGGGCGCTGGCTCTGGCGCGGTGA
- a CDS encoding acyltransferase family protein, giving the protein MTSTAGWTTRTEGGVRGRTSAPSRPGSGQRADIQGLRAVAVVLVVVYHANLPLPAGFAGVDVFFVISGFVITGQLGRLRETGTFSFAGFYARRIRRLLPAMVVMLLVVLLLAFLLQSPIGAQSSTAGTARAAILLVGNVDILSTSGDYFAAGAVMNPLLHVWSLSVEEQFYLVFPLLIALAWKFGGRAPAIGLGLLTAASFAASMWLSFGLFRVHSYPSADVAFYSSPTRAWEFGAGALLAIWVASRAKRENTSSTWLPTALGAAGLSLLVVLNLTVDSTTIWPGAAALIPVAATTLLILAGSLGSGPIQRLLSSKPFVVTGDLSYSIYLWHWPLIVMATLLWPGTWTPVLAALFSLVPAYLSYRYVEQPLRHGTVRLPRVYLGGAVSAAVVVLLAVTLQVAGPWAIPNAAAYAGQRGELTYGRENGCLVRNRAFDESDLAKCTVTVPDAKGWVMLAGDSHAEALSTGLIEADKELGYSTMALTGASCPFMRTAAASREVSNCGPLASALLDRATSGDDPPSLVVIAEWALPRYDTDGQWPAQLKPALKELTDAGIPVIYAMDVPNYATQDMNRQTACSGGFLNFVCDKSEKDILDYQADSRQAEYDVVSSVPGVTIYDPWDRFCTGNTCSPLIDGQLAYWDFNHLNRIGSQALTSDLKEAAGQVLSHRG; this is encoded by the coding sequence ATGACGAGCACTGCCGGGTGGACCACTCGTACCGAGGGCGGCGTTCGTGGCCGCACGTCCGCACCCTCCCGGCCCGGATCGGGCCAGCGGGCGGACATTCAGGGGCTGCGGGCGGTCGCCGTGGTGCTCGTTGTCGTCTACCACGCGAATTTGCCGTTGCCGGCGGGCTTTGCCGGTGTCGACGTGTTCTTCGTGATCTCCGGATTCGTGATCACCGGGCAGCTCGGGCGGTTGCGTGAGACCGGCACCTTCTCGTTCGCCGGCTTCTACGCGCGCCGCATCCGGCGCCTGCTGCCGGCCATGGTCGTCATGCTGCTGGTCGTCCTGCTCCTGGCTTTCCTTCTCCAGTCACCGATCGGCGCGCAGTCCTCCACGGCCGGCACGGCCCGCGCCGCGATCCTGCTGGTCGGGAACGTCGACATCCTCAGCACCTCGGGCGACTACTTCGCGGCCGGCGCGGTGATGAATCCGCTGCTGCACGTCTGGTCGCTGAGCGTCGAGGAGCAGTTCTACCTGGTCTTCCCCCTGCTGATCGCCCTGGCCTGGAAATTCGGCGGCCGGGCCCCGGCGATCGGGCTGGGCCTGCTCACCGCGGCCAGCTTCGCGGCGTCGATGTGGTTGTCGTTCGGCCTGTTCCGCGTCCACAGCTATCCCTCCGCCGACGTGGCGTTCTACTCCTCGCCGACCCGGGCTTGGGAATTCGGCGCCGGGGCGCTGCTCGCGATCTGGGTCGCTTCCCGCGCGAAGCGTGAAAACACCTCTTCCACCTGGCTTCCCACCGCACTGGGGGCCGCGGGACTGAGCCTCCTCGTCGTCCTCAATCTGACCGTGGACAGCACCACCATCTGGCCCGGCGCCGCCGCACTGATCCCGGTGGCCGCCACGACACTGCTCATCCTGGCCGGAAGCCTGGGCAGCGGGCCGATTCAGCGGCTGCTCTCCTCGAAACCCTTCGTGGTGACGGGAGATCTGTCGTACAGCATCTACCTGTGGCACTGGCCGCTCATCGTGATGGCCACCCTGCTGTGGCCCGGCACCTGGACACCGGTTCTCGCCGCGCTGTTCTCGTTGGTCCCGGCCTACCTGAGCTACCGCTACGTGGAGCAGCCGCTGCGCCACGGCACGGTGCGCCTGCCCCGGGTCTACCTGGGCGGTGCGGTCTCGGCCGCGGTGGTCGTGCTGCTGGCGGTGACCCTGCAGGTGGCCGGTCCGTGGGCGATTCCGAACGCCGCCGCGTACGCCGGTCAGCGGGGTGAGCTCACCTACGGCCGGGAGAACGGCTGCCTGGTGCGCAACCGCGCGTTCGACGAGTCCGACCTGGCCAAGTGCACTGTCACGGTGCCCGACGCCAAGGGCTGGGTGATGCTCGCCGGTGACTCACACGCCGAGGCCCTCTCGACCGGCCTGATCGAGGCCGACAAGGAGCTCGGCTACAGCACGATGGCCCTGACCGGAGCCAGCTGCCCGTTCATGCGCACCGCCGCGGCCAGCCGGGAGGTCTCCAACTGCGGTCCGCTGGCCTCGGCCCTGCTCGACCGCGCGACCAGCGGTGACGACCCGCCCTCGCTCGTGGTGATCGCCGAGTGGGCCCTGCCCCGGTACGACACCGACGGCCAGTGGCCCGCGCAGCTGAAGCCCGCGCTCAAGGAACTCACCGACGCCGGGATCCCGGTCATCTACGCCATGGACGTGCCCAACTACGCCACGCAGGACATGAACCGCCAGACCGCGTGCAGCGGCGGATTCCTGAACTTCGTCTGCGACAAGAGCGAGAAGGACATCCTCGACTACCAGGCGGACTCCCGGCAGGCCGAGTACGACGTGGTCAGCAGCGTGCCGGGCGTCACGATCTACGACCCCTGGGACCGCTTCTGCACCGGCAACACCTGCAGCCCGCTGATCGACGGTCAGCTGGCTTACTGGGACTTCAACCATCTGAACCGCATCGGTTCGCAGGCCCTGACCTCCGACCTCAAGGAAGCCGCAGGCCAGGTTCTCAGCCATCGCGGGTGA
- a CDS encoding rhodanese-like domain-containing protein: MPTITPMRPAELGRRLDAGEWVFDVRDPRSFAEEHLYGTVNVTVPQLTHLVGVLPAGATFSVIGGTVPELDEALDRLAVLGRAPRETAVGRPADLGPALATYPRVTFRDLVRARRETNRPDPAGRGWDDEPVRRAVVVDVRDPAEYARGHLRGAVHGSLPIEASMIREGLPGRIRRPLRKTLPPPTAGVRLWVHCADGTRASVAAGLLERAGHEVAWLDDDLEAACRNGVVRLTSLF; this comes from the coding sequence ATGCCGACGATCACGCCGATGCGCCCGGCGGAGCTGGGACGGCGGCTGGATGCGGGGGAGTGGGTCTTCGACGTCCGTGACCCGCGGTCCTTCGCCGAGGAGCATCTGTACGGAACGGTGAACGTCACCGTGCCACAGCTGACCCATCTGGTCGGGGTGCTCCCCGCGGGCGCGACGTTCTCGGTGATCGGCGGCACCGTGCCCGAGCTGGACGAGGCGCTGGACCGGCTGGCGGTGCTCGGGCGGGCACCCCGGGAGACCGCCGTCGGCCGGCCCGCCGACCTCGGCCCGGCACTGGCCACCTACCCCCGGGTGACGTTCCGTGATCTGGTCCGGGCCCGCCGTGAGACGAACCGTCCGGATCCGGCCGGCCGGGGATGGGACGACGAGCCGGTCCGGCGCGCCGTGGTGGTCGACGTCCGGGACCCGGCCGAGTACGCCCGCGGTCATCTGCGCGGAGCCGTCCACGGATCGCTGCCGATCGAGGCATCCATGATCAGAGAAGGTCTTCCGGGCAGAATTCGCCGTCCGCTCAGGAAGACCTTGCCGCCGCCCACCGCCGGGGTCCGGCTCTGGGTGCACTGCGCGGATGGCACCCGGGCATCGGTGGCGGCCGGCCTGCTGGAACGCGCCGGGCACGAAGTGGCCTGGCTGGACGATGATCTCGAAGCCGCTTGCCGGAACGGCGTGGTGCGACTGACCTCGCTCTTCTGA
- a CDS encoding rhodanese-like domain-containing protein, translating to MSETGPGAPLVDAAQARERVAAGAVLLDTRSPGGREKSGPIDGAIIVDRDNLDAEFGFDSPGRHAEVTSLDTPIVVICGSIAGSGPVAANLIARGFTDVVHVEGGAPAWHELDR from the coding sequence ATGAGTGAGACCGGGCCCGGTGCCCCCCTGGTGGACGCGGCGCAGGCACGTGAGCGCGTGGCGGCGGGGGCGGTGCTGCTGGACACCCGCAGCCCGGGTGGCCGGGAGAAGAGCGGGCCGATCGACGGCGCGATCATCGTCGACCGCGACAACCTCGACGCCGAGTTCGGTTTCGACTCGCCGGGGCGGCATGCCGAGGTGACGTCGCTGGACACGCCGATCGTGGTGATCTGCGGTTCGATCGCCGGGTCCGGCCCGGTCGCGGCGAACCTGATCGCGCGCGGTTTCACCGACGTGGTCCACGTCGAGGGCGGGGCACCGGCCTGGCACGAGCTGGACCGGTAG
- a CDS encoding sulfurtransferase gives MHPLITVDELLALENPRLLDVRWKLGGPPGAQEFRAGHLPGAVYVDLDEQLAAPGGPELGRHPLPDATKFQQDARGWGLNDGDTVVAYDDSGLLSAARVWWLLRWAGFDGEVKLLDGGLRAWKESGRPLDEGDAPAPTPGNVALGEGHLPTIDVDDVLTFVADGGLLLDARPAGRYTGEVASVDPRPGHIPGAVSAPAPGNLGEDGRFAPAAELAEKFGSLGADGARPLGVYCGSGVTATHDLLALAVAGIDPDRVVLYPGSYSQWASRSGTPVVAGSEPG, from the coding sequence ATGCATCCCCTGATCACCGTCGACGAGCTGCTCGCCCTGGAGAACCCCCGCCTGCTCGACGTGCGCTGGAAGCTGGGCGGCCCGCCCGGGGCCCAGGAGTTCCGGGCCGGGCACCTGCCCGGCGCCGTGTATGTCGACCTGGACGAGCAGCTCGCCGCCCCCGGCGGGCCGGAGCTCGGGCGGCACCCGTTGCCGGACGCCACGAAGTTCCAGCAGGACGCCCGTGGCTGGGGCCTGAACGACGGTGACACGGTCGTGGCCTACGACGACTCCGGGCTGCTGTCGGCCGCCCGGGTGTGGTGGCTGCTGCGCTGGGCCGGGTTCGACGGCGAGGTGAAGCTGCTGGACGGTGGCCTGCGGGCCTGGAAGGAATCCGGGCGGCCGCTGGACGAGGGTGACGCGCCGGCCCCGACCCCGGGGAACGTGGCGCTCGGCGAGGGACATCTGCCGACGATCGACGTGGACGACGTGCTGACGTTCGTGGCCGACGGCGGACTGCTGCTCGATGCCCGCCCGGCCGGCCGGTACACCGGCGAGGTGGCGTCGGTCGACCCGCGACCCGGGCACATTCCCGGTGCGGTGAGCGCCCCGGCACCCGGAAACCTCGGTGAGGATGGGCGTTTCGCCCCGGCGGCCGAGCTGGCCGAGAAGTTCGGGAGTCTGGGCGCGGACGGCGCCAGGCCACTGGGCGTCTACTGCGGGTCGGGGGTCACGGCCACCCACGATCTGCTGGCCCTGGCGGTCGCGGGCATCGACCCCGACCGGGTGGTCCTGTATCCCGGTTCGTACTCGCAGTGGGCGTCCCGGTCGGGCACCCCGGTCGTCGCGGGCAGCGAACCAGGCTGA